The following are from one region of the Candidatus Latescibacter sp. genome:
- a CDS encoding glycosyltransferase family 4 protein encodes MTRKKVLVLLMFEVLEDSRVWKTCLSLRDRGAEVTVACTNPSSHLGKETCEGISIVRFPHPQEFFLKRLYHLAHRWLPVKPAAFSPAAAAPDGQQSSPVKELILQWNHRHYMRNMKKLNRTFIRAFSGGKFDLIHANDVDTLYAGSELRRRGCANALLYDSHEYWAGMSRPGSYSNISLQRFEGACIRDADFVVTVNPFIAGRLKENYELQYTPSVVMNCPPLWHGELSRRTIEAPVRVIFQGKLQAYRGLEELILAFRHIPGAALTLSGYGPIEGRLKLLAEREGLKDRVRFTGRYPQEETMPMLSSQDIGAIPYQDVVMNNVYSSPNKLFNYAMAGMAIVTSSMPFLASTVKEHNMGEVFTGSSPEDIARAIQSLVSDPVRLRACKENARRAAEEWFSWEKQFERNYPWKQV; translated from the coding sequence ATGACTAGAAAAAAAGTACTTGTTCTCCTGATGTTCGAAGTGCTCGAGGATTCCCGGGTGTGGAAGACCTGCCTCTCGCTCCGTGACCGGGGAGCAGAAGTGACGGTTGCCTGCACCAATCCTTCAAGTCACCTGGGAAAGGAAACCTGCGAGGGAATCTCAATCGTCCGGTTTCCTCATCCGCAGGAGTTTTTCCTGAAACGTCTCTACCATCTGGCGCATCGCTGGCTCCCGGTTAAACCGGCTGCATTTTCTCCGGCGGCGGCAGCTCCTGATGGACAGCAATCCTCTCCTGTGAAAGAGCTCATCCTGCAATGGAATCACCGACATTACATGCGGAATATGAAAAAATTAAACCGGACTTTCATCCGGGCTTTTTCCGGGGGAAAATTCGATCTCATCCACGCCAACGATGTGGATACCCTGTATGCCGGGAGCGAGCTGCGGCGCAGGGGCTGCGCCAATGCCCTCCTCTATGACTCCCACGAGTACTGGGCCGGTATGAGCAGGCCGGGCAGCTATTCGAACATCTCCCTGCAGCGGTTCGAAGGCGCATGTATCCGCGACGCCGATTTTGTGGTCACGGTGAATCCATTTATTGCCGGGCGGCTCAAGGAAAATTACGAATTACAGTACACACCGTCGGTGGTCATGAACTGCCCGCCTCTCTGGCACGGCGAGTTATCGCGCCGTACAATCGAGGCGCCTGTACGGGTAATCTTCCAGGGTAAGCTTCAGGCCTACCGCGGTCTCGAGGAACTTATCCTCGCATTCCGGCACATTCCGGGCGCGGCGCTTACCCTGTCCGGGTACGGTCCCATCGAAGGGAGACTGAAACTCCTGGCTGAACGTGAGGGCCTGAAGGACAGGGTCAGGTTCACCGGCCGTTATCCGCAGGAGGAAACGATGCCCATGCTTTCCTCCCAGGACATCGGGGCGATACCGTACCAGGATGTTGTAATGAACAATGTGTATTCATCTCCGAACAAACTTTTCAACTATGCCATGGCCGGTATGGCAATTGTTACAAGCAGCATGCCGTTTCTGGCCTCAACCGTTAAGGAACATAATATGGGCGAGGTATTCACCGGGAGCAGCCCGGAAGATATCGCCCGCGCCATCCAGTCCCTGGTTTCGGACCCCGTGCGGCTGAGAGCATGCAAGGAAAACGCACGGAGAGCGGCGGAGGAATGGTTTTCCTGGGAAAAACAGTTCGAGAGGAATTATCCGTGGAAACAAGTCTGA